One window of the Oceanicoccus sp. KOV_DT_Chl genome contains the following:
- a CDS encoding tyrosine-type recombinase/integrase, protein MLARRIEEVRQATVYGVRKQWIFREAATRYLEENMHLATIANCALYLKQLDPYIGHLPLQQVHMGSLQPFINDRRKLGRKNKSINLALSIARRVLNLSARLWRDENGLTFLETAPLIQMLPLTDARKPYPLSWDEQNRLFRQLPDHLSQMCLFKVNTGCREQEVCQLRWEWEIPVPELNTSVFLIPDKLVKNREDRLVILNKVAASVVNSLRGMHSEYVFTYKGHSVTSINNSAWKRVRKAEGIPARVHDLKHTFGRRLRAAGVPLETRKILLGHRNGDITSHYSAPELEELIEAANRVCEGKSGKTPALVILKQRIA, encoded by the coding sequence ATGCTGGCTCGCCGAATTGAGGAGGTGCGACAAGCCACGGTTTATGGGGTTCGCAAACAATGGATTTTTCGAGAGGCAGCAACGCGCTACCTTGAAGAAAATATGCATCTAGCAACGATTGCTAATTGCGCATTGTATTTAAAACAGCTCGACCCTTACATCGGCCACTTGCCGCTCCAGCAGGTTCATATGGGAAGCCTGCAACCGTTCATCAATGACAGAAGAAAGCTTGGCAGGAAGAATAAGAGTATTAATCTCGCACTGTCGATTGCCCGCCGTGTACTGAATTTAAGCGCACGTTTATGGCGCGACGAGAATGGTTTAACGTTTCTGGAAACAGCACCACTGATCCAGATGCTACCGTTGACCGATGCTCGCAAGCCTTACCCCTTGTCATGGGATGAACAAAACCGATTGTTTCGGCAATTACCCGACCACCTAAGCCAAATGTGCTTATTTAAGGTGAATACAGGGTGCCGAGAACAAGAGGTTTGCCAACTTCGCTGGGAATGGGAAATACCGGTTCCAGAATTGAATACCTCGGTATTTTTAATTCCTGACAAGTTAGTGAAAAACCGAGAAGATCGATTGGTGATACTGAATAAAGTCGCCGCTTCGGTTGTTAATAGCCTGCGAGGCATGCACTCTGAGTATGTGTTTACCTATAAAGGCCACTCGGTAACCAGCATCAATAACAGTGCGTGGAAGCGTGTACGCAAGGCGGAAGGTATCCCCGCCAGAGTACATGATTTGAAACACACGTTTGGACGTCGATTACGCGCCGCTGGCGTTCCACTAGAGACGAGGAAAATTCTATTGGGGCATCGAAACGGGGATATTACTTCGCACTACTCTGCGCCGGAATTAGAGGAGTTAATTGAAGCGGCTAATAGGGTCTGTGAGGGTAAGTCCGGCAAAACTCCGGCACTGGTTATTTTGAAGCAACGGATAGCTTGA